The following are encoded in a window of Phaseolus vulgaris cultivar G19833 chromosome 3, P. vulgaris v2.0, whole genome shotgun sequence genomic DNA:
- the LOC137807185 gene encoding protein ELF4-LIKE 4-like has translation MEGDTFSGLGNGIQIDNKILQTFKKSFVQVQDILDQNRVLINEINQNHESKVPDNLSRNVGLIRELNNNIRRVVDLYADLSSSFTKSMEVSSEGDSSGAVKSDGKAGHKRHRPL, from the coding sequence atggaaggtGACACATTCTCTGGTCTCGGCAACGGTATACAGATTGATAACAAGATCTTGCAAACATTTAAGAAAAGCTTTGTTCAAGTCCAGGACATCTTGGATCAGAACCGGGTACTCATCAATGAGATAAACCAGAATCATGAGTCCAAGGTCCCTGACAATCTCAGCAGAAACGTTGGCCTTATTAGGGAGCTTAACAACAACATCAGAAGAGTGGTTGACCTTTATGCGGATCTTTCAAGCTCCTTTACCAAATCCATGGAGGTTTCTTCCGAAGGGGATTCCAGTGGTGCTGTGAAATCTGATGGCAAAGCTGGCCACAAGCGACACAGGCCTCTTTAG
- the LOC137807186 gene encoding uncharacterized protein isoform X1: MILLSLGLKVDGMKPITDDLGVPLSQLAIAWCAANSNVSSIICGATKESQLHNHLAASQLHNHHSNRSWEKCLLGYEESSSSKHLNIGLGEQLCFCLQQG; the protein is encoded by the exons ATGATCTTATTAAGTTTAGGACTAAAG GTTGATGGAATGAAGCCAATTACTGATGATCTTGGTGTTCCACTATCACAACTTGCGATTGCATGGTGTGCTGCTAATTCCAATGTTTCTTCTATTATTTGTGGTGCTACAAAGGAGTCTCAG CTTCACAATCATCTAGCAGCTTCACAACTTCACAACCATCACTCCAA TCGATCTTGGGAGAAGTGTCTTTTGGGATATGAAGAATCGTCTTCCTCGAAGCATCTCAACATTGGACTGGGAGAACAACTTTGTTTCTGTTTACAGCAAGGATAA
- the LOC137807186 gene encoding pre-mRNA-processing-splicing factor 8A-like isoform X2: MPSKFPPVFFYTLKEIGGFGLLSMGHILIPQSDLRYSQQTDVGVTHFRSGMSHEEDQLIPNLYRYIQPWESEFIDS, encoded by the exons ATGCCTAGCAA GTTCCCACCTGTCTTTTTCTACACTCTTAAAGAAATTGGAGGGTTTGGATTATTGTCCATGGGTCACATTTTGATTCCACAAAGTGATCTTCGATACAGTCAGCAGACAGATGTTGGAGTAACCCACTTCAGGAGTGGAATGAGTCACGAGGAGGACCAACTCATTCCCAACCTTTATCGTTATATACAG CCTTGGGAGAGCGAGTTCATTGATTCATAG
- the LOC137807187 gene encoding uncharacterized protein, whose translation MASTSALSMSLPLNHTTQKRVVPTSEALFKAPLTLPASKGVALSKPNGRFQVRASMKEKVVTGLTAAALTASMMVPDVAEAAVSPSLKNFLLSIAAGGVVAVAIVGAVIGVSNFDPVKRS comes from the coding sequence ATGGCTTCAACTTCAGCACTTTCAATGTCTCTCCCACTAAATCACACCACCCAGAAGAGGGTGGTGCCCACTTCCGAGGCACTGTTCAAGGCACCGTTAACTCTGCCAGCTTCAAAGGGTGTGGCACTGTCCAAACCCAATGGAAGGTTTCAGGTGAGGGCATCCATGAAAGAGAAAGTTGTCACGGGTTTGACTGCAGCTGCTTTGACGGCTTCCATGATGGTTCCCGATGTGGCTGAAGCCGCCGTATCGCCTTCTCTCAAGAATTTCTTGCTCAGCATCGCCGCTGGTGGAGTTGTGGCTGTAGCAATTGTTGGCGCCGTCATTGGGGTTTCCAACTTCGATCCCGTCAAGCGAAGCTGa